The Sphingomonas sp. So64.6b genome includes a region encoding these proteins:
- a CDS encoding N-6 DNA methylase — MSLASILDLVAKQTAMLGYRDDAVRREYAYSDVWVASGGTRSVPMVAFTQTPPSYRSAAFAVAEGTADVAQALVESHRALGAPLFFVVEGDQVSCWQVYARKAPRLLERFSVDSLSETFHRHRNEWAPDVIHRAKSIGRVDVQYQRDFVDIGLIPAIEGEIHTKLDRLIREAVADVRHVSNGEAMRLLFRGVFRLLAAKILTDRQNLRAQSWDADNVADVLSAMGDYYSLGKDAQIWPARTLAMLGPVWSAFRTGFNVANISADDLAYVYESTLVTPQARAQFGTHSTPRHVADYVLDRFRLWEFGTEPLNVYEPFAGAGVFLGSALRQMRDGLPHNWTDKQRHDLLIRHIGGAEIDPFACEVAKLSLILADYPNANGWQIEEKDLFSRGTLSDRLKGQDVILCNPPFEAFTADERAQYPDAHAVDGSKAVFALATALQAKPKMLGFVVPNTMLVDRRYRAQRREVEELYREIELVSLPDGVFNVSQLDTALLIARDLRETGTAQRLRSSAVFDADKKRFAVDRMPSHVSEETRDEPATGDGTLWSPPLQHVWSALQEFPRLGDLVHGHWGLRWHGELKTTPRGFDLPGKDRVPGYMDSSALDQFVLGAPRFLDAGPGAIRWGDTYDWSAPKILANAGRLSRGYWRLAAAVDRDGRRASQQLIAFWPVLSHAHIDLDAVAALLNGPVINAFLAEHSFDKRFRIRTIERAPVPKHIPETLGDLSRAYAAAAQRAESKPEDLTSLLSAIDALTIDAYGLSADLRRDLLAAFGTNERPVRGVPSRRRSRKTLVSGVAPALPLFVETPVEVDHGEELEAPLSDEEAARQVRSIAKVVPVENWAGPALPESGLREALAVPAAELAAWVRAGQVLGFSDGEGATLFPIEQFVDGAPVAELNEVVSSIGDARVAWLWLTQPHIRLDRQTPLHILKMRGVEELRLLIERDFR, encoded by the coding sequence GGATGTTGCCCAGGCCTTGGTTGAAAGCCACCGCGCGCTCGGGGCGCCATTGTTCTTCGTGGTTGAAGGCGACCAGGTATCATGCTGGCAGGTTTATGCTCGCAAGGCGCCGAGACTGCTCGAGCGATTCTCCGTCGATAGCCTATCCGAGACATTTCATCGGCATAGGAACGAGTGGGCGCCGGACGTCATCCATCGCGCAAAATCGATTGGGCGCGTCGACGTTCAATACCAACGCGACTTTGTAGATATCGGCCTCATTCCGGCGATAGAGGGAGAGATACATACCAAACTCGATCGCCTGATCCGGGAGGCGGTCGCGGACGTACGACACGTCAGCAATGGCGAGGCGATGCGCCTTCTGTTCCGCGGCGTTTTCCGTTTGCTCGCCGCAAAGATATTGACTGATCGGCAGAACCTCCGCGCCCAATCTTGGGATGCGGATAATGTGGCCGACGTGCTTTCCGCGATGGGCGACTATTACTCTCTCGGCAAAGACGCGCAGATCTGGCCAGCACGTACTCTAGCGATGCTTGGCCCCGTCTGGAGTGCGTTCCGCACGGGCTTCAACGTCGCTAATATCTCTGCCGATGATCTTGCTTATGTGTATGAGTCGACGCTCGTCACACCGCAAGCGCGTGCGCAATTCGGCACACACAGTACGCCGCGGCACGTCGCCGACTATGTTCTTGACCGCTTCAGGCTTTGGGAGTTCGGCACCGAGCCGCTTAATGTGTACGAGCCTTTCGCCGGTGCTGGCGTTTTCCTCGGCTCTGCACTCCGCCAGATGCGCGATGGCTTGCCGCATAACTGGACTGACAAGCAGCGGCATGATCTGCTAATCAGACATATCGGTGGCGCGGAGATCGATCCGTTCGCCTGTGAGGTCGCCAAGCTATCCCTGATCTTGGCGGACTATCCCAATGCCAACGGGTGGCAAATCGAAGAGAAGGACCTATTTTCTAGGGGCACACTCTCGGACCGCCTCAAGGGCCAGGACGTGATCCTGTGCAATCCGCCGTTCGAGGCATTCACCGCCGACGAACGAGCGCAATATCCCGATGCTCATGCGGTAGATGGCTCGAAGGCGGTCTTCGCACTTGCGACCGCCCTGCAGGCCAAGCCGAAGATGCTCGGATTCGTGGTGCCGAATACGATGCTAGTTGACCGACGCTATCGCGCGCAGCGCCGTGAGGTCGAAGAACTCTATCGTGAAATTGAGCTCGTCTCGCTGCCGGACGGCGTGTTCAATGTCTCTCAGCTCGACACCGCGCTGCTGATTGCCCGCGACTTGAGGGAAACCGGGACGGCGCAGCGCCTCCGGTCGAGCGCGGTCTTTGATGCTGACAAGAAGCGCTTCGCGGTAGATCGCATGCCTTCGCATGTTTCGGAAGAAACGCGCGATGAACCGGCGACCGGTGACGGAACGCTCTGGTCGCCGCCGCTCCAGCATGTGTGGAGCGCACTGCAGGAATTTCCACGTCTAGGGGATTTAGTCCACGGCCACTGGGGGCTGCGCTGGCACGGCGAATTGAAGACGACTCCCCGGGGGTTCGACCTGCCGGGCAAGGACCGCGTCCCCGGCTATATGGACAGTAGTGCTCTCGACCAATTTGTTCTTGGCGCTCCCCGATTTCTCGATGCTGGGCCCGGAGCAATCCGGTGGGGCGATACCTACGACTGGAGTGCACCCAAGATCTTGGCCAACGCTGGCCGACTGAGTCGCGGTTATTGGCGTTTGGCGGCCGCCGTCGACCGCGATGGACGACGCGCCTCTCAGCAACTCATTGCCTTCTGGCCGGTCTTGAGCCACGCCCATATCGACCTTGACGCGGTAGCCGCGCTGCTAAATGGCCCGGTGATCAACGCATTTCTTGCCGAACATTCTTTCGACAAGAGATTCCGTATCCGTACGATCGAACGAGCGCCAGTCCCAAAGCACATACCCGAAACGCTTGGCGATCTCAGTCGCGCCTATGCTGCAGCAGCACAGCGAGCGGAAAGCAAACCTGAAGATCTGACTTCACTGCTATCAGCGATCGACGCGCTGACAATTGACGCATATGGCCTGAGCGCGGATCTGAGACGCGATCTTCTTGCGGCATTCGGGACGAACGAGCGTCCTGTCCGCGGCGTTCCGTCGCGCCGGCGATCTAGGAAGACGCTCGTAAGCGGCGTTGCGCCCGCCCTTCCTCTCTTCGTCGAAACTCCAGTCGAAGTCGATCATGGTGAGGAGCTAGAGGCCCCGCTTTCCGACGAGGAAGCCGCCCGACAGGTAAGGTCGATCGCGAAGGTTGTGCCGGTCGAAAATTGGGCTGGGCCTGCTCTGCCCGAATCGGGGCTGCGTGAAGCGTTGGCGGTTCCCGCAGCTGAGCTAGCGGCATGGGTTCGCGCGGGCCAAGTTCTCGGCTTTTCCGATGGAGAGGGCGCCACTCTCTTTCCGATCGAACAGTTCGTTGACGGCGCGCCTGTTGCGGAGCTGAATGAGGTTGTCTCAAGCATTGGCGATGCGCGTGTAGCGTGGCTTTGGTTGACGCAACCGCATATTCGGCTTGATCGCCAGACCCCGCTTCATATTCTCAAGATGCGCGGAGTTGAGGAACTGCGTCTCCTCATTGAACGCGATTTTCGCTGA
- a CDS encoding HEPN/Toprim-associated domain-containing protein: MGSSCNVSIDGFSFWGTKSYVDDATLSVFHERDRQKRRMRRPQYGGRKLEKTIIYAVDAQAMRERLDAMGYTVAHARADYARGLSEEYELYLGAGFSKTDRKRVKDWTYDRWCAAVARLVPQGFQVWSADKFPGDPDAERISDGLRSGLGSYFSDPRYMLRGLLDALPGAQEAILDVTDLIDAGYYEGAEAICDEARRGWAHEHSLYGSILLLTEGKTDTRILRAAFEAISPHLASLYGFLDFEGLRIEGSADMLPKTIRSFVGGGISQRVIAIFDNDTAGIAAMGTLSNIRLPDHVRVMTLPENQFAKAYPTLGPQGVSMMDINGMACGIEMYLGAEALSNSEGKLRPVRWTGYHQKLGRYQGAVEDKDGIARRFLERLGECAGSAEARECFPVLATVVDAIGAQFAGTEPRMKSPRENLSDG, from the coding sequence ATGGGTAGCAGCTGTAACGTATCGATTGATGGATTTAGCTTCTGGGGTACCAAAAGCTATGTGGACGATGCGACGCTTTCGGTTTTTCACGAGCGAGATCGGCAGAAGCGCAGGATGCGCCGGCCGCAATATGGCGGGCGTAAACTCGAAAAGACGATCATCTACGCGGTTGATGCCCAAGCGATGCGCGAAAGGCTCGACGCTATGGGCTACACGGTCGCCCACGCGCGCGCCGATTATGCGCGAGGTCTCTCCGAGGAGTACGAGCTCTATCTTGGCGCAGGTTTTTCGAAGACGGATCGGAAGCGCGTCAAGGATTGGACTTATGACCGTTGGTGCGCCGCGGTCGCGCGCCTCGTTCCCCAAGGCTTCCAGGTCTGGAGCGCTGACAAATTTCCGGGCGATCCAGATGCGGAACGGATCTCCGATGGCCTACGAAGCGGCCTAGGCTCCTATTTTTCGGATCCACGATACATGCTTCGCGGACTGCTCGATGCATTGCCCGGTGCACAGGAAGCCATCCTCGACGTCACCGACCTTATTGACGCTGGCTATTACGAAGGTGCTGAGGCGATCTGCGACGAGGCTCGGCGCGGTTGGGCCCATGAACACTCGCTCTACGGCTCCATTCTGCTTCTCACCGAGGGCAAGACCGACACGCGTATTTTGCGCGCAGCGTTCGAGGCCATCTCGCCGCATCTCGCCAGCCTCTATGGATTCCTCGACTTCGAAGGGCTGCGGATCGAGGGAAGCGCAGATATGCTCCCGAAGACAATTCGCTCCTTCGTTGGAGGTGGAATCAGTCAGCGTGTGATCGCCATCTTTGACAATGACACCGCGGGCATTGCTGCCATGGGCACGCTCAGCAATATACGCCTGCCTGACCACGTACGTGTTATGACGCTGCCGGAGAATCAGTTCGCGAAAGCCTATCCGACTCTCGGACCGCAGGGCGTGTCGATGATGGACATCAATGGGATGGCCTGCGGAATCGAAATGTATCTGGGCGCCGAGGCGTTAAGCAACTCTGAGGGCAAGCTCCGACCTGTGCGATGGACCGGATACCACCAGAAGCTTGGACGCTATCAAGGCGCGGTCGAGGACAAAGATGGAATCGCGCGACGTTTCTTGGAGCGCCTCGGAGAGTGCGCTGGCTCTGCCGAAGCGCGTGAATGTTTTCCCGTACTCGCGACGGTGGTGGATGCGATTGGCGCGCAGTTCGCCGGGACCGAGCCGCGGATGAAGAGCCCACGTGAGAATCTGTCTGACGGATGA
- a CDS encoding transcriptional regulator, producing MLVFLDFEASSLAKRSYPIEVAWVFANGRSESHLIMPAPDWTDSDADAEAIHRIDRGTLLLDGTPHRLVAQRMMDVLAGHDLLASAPSWDGKWLSALLRAAGLPRHSLRLRRTDEALRECAATILGETVPHEMLASAVDRILARYDGGATGDAPAHRALPAAEAERARWLAVWAAARALAAEQGRH from the coding sequence ATGCTGGTGTTCCTCGATTTTGAAGCATCCTCGCTCGCCAAGCGAAGCTACCCGATCGAGGTAGCGTGGGTATTTGCCAACGGTCGATCGGAAAGCCACCTGATCATGCCCGCGCCGGACTGGACCGACTCGGATGCGGACGCCGAGGCAATCCATCGCATCGATCGCGGGACCTTGCTGCTCGACGGCACGCCGCACCGGCTGGTGGCGCAACGGATGATGGACGTCCTCGCAGGGCATGACCTCCTTGCGAGCGCGCCGTCCTGGGACGGCAAATGGCTGAGCGCGCTGCTGCGGGCGGCGGGATTGCCGCGGCATAGCCTCCGGCTCCGCCGGACCGACGAGGCACTGCGGGAATGCGCGGCGACGATCCTGGGCGAAACGGTCCCGCACGAGATGCTCGCGAGCGCGGTCGATAGGATTCTTGCCCGATATGATGGGGGCGCGACCGGCGACGCGCCGGCGCATCGCGCCCTGCCGGCTGCCGAGGCTGAACGTGCCCGTTGGCTCGCAGTCTGGGCGGCCGCGCGCGCCCTCGCGGCGGAGCAGGGTCGGCACTGA
- a CDS encoding RES family NAD+ phosphorylase: protein MARFSSLKGNFNTLYAAASLAAAVAETIIRDRFEGVTVRRLFTSELAGSCVAPLTATALLDLVDLRTDGCFQLGVSTDIASARGEDDGWAASRELAQYIHDHTALDGFLYRSRLTGANCVAVFDRAVASKMTAGTARALPAARRLADALAALSVEVIL from the coding sequence ATGGCACGATTCAGCAGCCTCAAAGGTAACTTTAACACGCTGTATGCAGCGGCGTCGCTCGCAGCCGCTGTCGCCGAGACAATCATCCGCGACAGATTCGAGGGGGTGACTGTTCGGCGCCTGTTCACCTCGGAACTCGCGGGCTCGTGCGTAGCTCCGCTAACTGCCACTGCCCTGCTCGACCTAGTCGACCTCCGCACAGATGGATGCTTCCAGCTCGGAGTGTCGACCGACATTGCAAGCGCCAGGGGAGAGGACGACGGATGGGCTGCATCTCGCGAACTCGCTCAGTATATCCATGACCACACCGCGCTCGATGGCTTCCTCTACCGGTCGCGGCTGACTGGCGCGAACTGTGTCGCGGTATTCGACCGCGCCGTCGCATCAAAAATGACGGCCGGGACTGCGCGGGCTTTGCCTGCCGCGCGGCGTCTCGCCGATGCACTTGCAGCTCTGAGTGTAGAAGTAATTCTCTAG
- a CDS encoding nucleotidyltransferase and HEPN domain-containing protein has protein sequence MKNDVDHLPAVQQGELERVQRVLMEEFAEAIGRATTPSRKNGKILKIVLFGSHARDDWVDDRDSGYQSDFDLLVIVNHDDLTDIAHYWYVAEDRILRDATIARPVNIIVHSLDEVNQSLKRGEYFWVDIARDGVILYELPCHPLATPMPLTPADAFQMATAYFQDWLNKVDRSIRTVELQLREGGDDEGWRKDAAFMLHQATERAYICFLLVRTFYFPKSHNIKFLRSLAEDNEPRLIEAWPRDSRLDRRRFQLLKRAYVEARYSTAYEISFEELDAILACVRALRDIVAHVSRERLEELRAAAGA, from the coding sequence ATGAAGAATGACGTGGATCATCTGCCTGCAGTCCAACAGGGCGAACTGGAACGGGTCCAGCGCGTACTGATGGAGGAGTTTGCCGAGGCGATCGGCAGGGCGACGACGCCAAGCCGCAAGAACGGCAAGATTCTCAAGATCGTCCTATTTGGATCGCACGCGCGCGACGATTGGGTCGATGATCGCGATAGCGGGTATCAGTCGGACTTCGACCTACTGGTGATTGTCAATCATGACGACCTCACCGACATCGCCCATTACTGGTACGTGGCTGAGGATCGTATCCTGCGCGATGCCACCATCGCGCGACCGGTGAACATCATCGTCCATTCGCTCGACGAAGTGAACCAGTCTCTTAAGCGGGGCGAGTATTTCTGGGTCGACATCGCCCGGGATGGGGTCATCCTCTACGAACTGCCGTGCCATCCGCTGGCGACGCCAATGCCGTTAACGCCTGCCGACGCCTTCCAGATGGCAACGGCCTATTTCCAGGATTGGCTGAACAAGGTCGATCGCTCCATCCGGACCGTCGAACTGCAGCTGAGGGAGGGAGGCGACGATGAGGGGTGGCGGAAGGACGCTGCCTTCATGCTGCATCAAGCCACTGAACGAGCATATATTTGCTTCCTGCTCGTGCGGACTTTTTACTTCCCAAAGTCACACAACATAAAGTTTCTGCGCTCCCTCGCTGAGGACAACGAACCGCGGCTGATAGAGGCCTGGCCGCGCGACAGCCGGCTAGACCGACGGCGGTTTCAGTTGCTCAAGCGCGCCTATGTCGAGGCCCGCTACTCGACAGCCTATGAGATCAGCTTCGAGGAATTGGACGCGATCCTGGCTTGTGTCCGAGCGCTTCGGGATATTGTCGCGCACGTTTCGCGAGAGCGCCTGGAGGAGTTGCGTGCGGCAGCCGGAGCGTAA